In [Phormidium] sp. ETS-05, the genomic window AGCAAACGTTTTGCTCGGGTCATCGCCACATAAAGTAACCGGTATTCTTCCGCAGTTTTCAGGTCTTGAGCTTGTTTCCAGGCAGTTTCTGGGTCGGGTAGTTCTTTCCCGTGCAGGTGGGCGCGAATTTGCGCCCTCGCTACTTCGGCGAGGGAATATTCCCCCAGAAATTGTCTGGGTGGGGGCACCCAAAGATTACCAGGGATAACCTTTTCATGCAAAAAAGGGAGAAACACCCAGTCCCAGTCCAGTCCTTTGGCTTTGTGCATGGTGATGATGGTGAGGCGACCTTTTTTGGTGTAAACAGACTCGTGGGGGTCTTCTTCTGTATCCACCGGCTCGAATTTTTCGGTGTTGACAATTTCCTCGAGCAGTTCTAAAACGGCGGTGAGGGAATGTTGGCGATAGGTTTGCCTGGAGACTCGATCGGCCACTTTATCGGCGGTAGCGAGTTCGGCGGGGCTGTAGTTCAGATTAAAAGCGATCAAGGATATGAGCTGATATAGGGGGACTTCTAGGCGTCCGTGGAGGAGGTTGATGCAAAACTGGCGGGCTTGGTTGACAGTTTCTGACTGTTTTGGGTCTAGGGGTCCGGGGTAGAGGAATTGTTCGGGGGCAGCGGCGAGGGCGTTGGTGTCTAGGGAGGCAATGATATTTCTATCGATGAAGACTCGCAAGGCGGCTTTCAGGTAGTCGGGGGAATGGGGGCGGTGGAGAAATTGCAGGATAGCGAGGAGTTCGGCGGGGACTTGGGAACGTCGATCGCCCCCGCCACTTCATATACTTCTATCCCCTGCTGCGCCAAATTAACTTTAATGTTGTAACTCTCTGGGTTAGCCAGGATATCGGCGATAAATTTCCCCTGGCGGTTTTCCCGTACCAACACGGCAGCCGATCGGTCTTTCTCCCGCCCAAATAACTCTACCACCCGCCGTCCTATCAACTCCACCGTATGATAAATATCTCTGGGAGTGTAAATTTCCAATCCCAACCCCGTGGGAGCCGGGTTAGCATCTTTTGCGGGTCTCCCGCTGACACAGATTTAATATCCTGCGGCTCAAACGGCGTCTCGCGTTTTGTATTTGAATTATCTTTTCTGTTTAGCTCGCGGCTCCTACCCCCGCCCAGATAATTATCTCCCTCATCGCTGATTTTCGCCCTGCGATTATTTACCCAATGCAGCATAAAATTAGCCGCATCAATAATAATTTGGCTACTGCGTCCCGCCCTATCCATACGAGCAAACCGGCCTTCCTTTTGGCATTCCTCACAGAAACGGCGAAAATAAATCGGGTCAGCGGGAGTAAAAGTAGAGTTAATCGCTTGATTCGGGTCGCCAACCCGGATTAAATTAGGTGGGGCATCGGGATTTTCCGGGTCAGTGGCGAGGATTTCTAGGAGTTTGGTTTGTAACGGGGTCGAGTCTTGGGCTTCATCTTCAAACACAGCCAAAATTTTCTGCTGCCAAATTTTCCTCGCTTCCGGGTTATCTAAAACCCGCTCACCGGCGATAATCATATCATCATAATCAATAACCTGTCTGGCTCTGAGGAGATTTTCGTATTCTGTATAAAGTCCCGCCGCAATTTCCATAACTTGATACTCATCTGGGGGCACTTGTGCCGCCAACTCCCGCAACTTCCCTGGCAATAAACCGGAAGATTTCGCCTCGTGAATGACTGTAGTGGCCAATTCTGGTAAAACTTCTGTGCGTAATACAGACATCCGCCGCAGTCTTTCCGTCTCTTCCCCGTCAAAATTAATTTCTACCAGTAATTGATAGTGGCGGGGATGGGCTGTTATCCACTTTTCCACGCAAGTTTTGATTAATTGATTGCTCTTGTTGGGTGAGATTACAGTTACTTCCTCGGAACTGATACCGGAGATTTGGGGATGTTGGACAGCAATATGGAACGCTAAACCGTGGAGGGTATAGACAAAAAACCCCCTTGGTGGTACGAGCAACTGTTTAAGGGCTTCTCGGATTTTAGCTTTGATGTTAGCAGCAGCCGATCGGGTAAAAGTCACCACAACCAAATCCCCCTGAGAAGAGAAACCCGACAAATTTCTCGCCGCCAGGGTAAGAGCCGCCGCATCCGCCATCCCCTTAGACTTTCCCGCTCCGGGAACGGCAGAAACTGCCAAAGGACCACCCCGCCAGTCCGCCATCTCTCGCTGTCCAGAACGTAACCCCTCCCGCAGGCGTTGTTTCGCCTGCTCCCGCTGTGCTTCTAATGTCAATTTGTCTTTTGTCACTTGTCCTTTGTCCTTTGTCACTTGTCACTTGTCCTTTGTCACTTGTCACTTGTCACTTGTCCCTTGTTCGCTTGTATGATAAACAAATGACCAAGGACAAATGACAAAGGACAAATCACCAAGGACAAATCACCAACTACAAAACATCCAGTAATTTATCTACTACCTGTTTCCAGGTAAAATGCTGCCGGACAAATTCTGGGCCATTGCGGCGGGCTTGTTGCCGATAACTATCCGATTCTATAATAACATTCATTTGGTGAATTAAACTATCTAAATCAGGATATAATAACCATAAATTATCTTCACCGAATTTCAATTGATTAAGACGGCTATCTATGGGTAAAGCAAAATCTGGATGAGTGAAATCATCGGTAGAACCGCCTTGAGTGCAGATAACGGGTAAACCGCAAGCTGCAGCCTCCAAAACTGGCATATTAAACCCTTCGGCTAAATAAGGAGAAACATAAGCATCCGCCGCTTGATAGAGGCGAATGATTTCCGCCGCTGATAGGCTTTTGCCGATATAGGCGAGGCGCGGTTCTACTAGGGCAATTTCTGCATCGTTGAGGACAGACTGAGCCGCATCGGTTAAAAATTGGGTGGATTCAAATAAAGGCTCCGCTCCTTTAAAGACTAACCTAGCTTGGGGATAGTGTTCCGCAATGGCGGCAAAAGCCTTTAACAGGGGACGGATACCTTTATTATCGGATAAAATGCCGATATTTAAAAACACGAAACAATTTTCTATCCCCATTTGTTGCCGCAATGTTTGCCGGTCTGATGGGGGCAGGGGTTTGTAGATATCCGTATCCACTCCGAGAGGCACGACAAAAACGCGATCGGCTGGGGCACCACTGCGGAGAAACCCGGATTTTGACCAATGGGAAGGGGTGATAATGATAGTCTCATTGTTGAGAGCTTCGGGAAACGAGGCCACCCCTATCCCGGCGAGCATTGATTTGGTGACGATGCCTGCTTCCGTGGTGCAAAATACTGCTGTGCGTTGAGCATTGCCCGGTTTAAAATTATAGGGGATAGCCATGCGCAGTATCACATCGGCAAAGTGATTAGGTGGTGGCGGGGGAATTTGATTTAATTTCGCGGCAGTATCGGCATCAAATAGGTTGATGTTTGGTTGCCAAGAGGATTTTAAATAGGGGACATCCCGATGGAAAAGCTGAATTTGGGGACGTTGGCGCAGTTCCAGGAGCTGATATTGGTTGGCGATCGCGTAGGAATGGGGTAAAAATCGCCAACCTTCCACCACCAGGCTGCGGGTAGTGACTGGCTGGGATATCTGAGTTTGACTGGGGGGAGACAGTGACATATCTGGAGCAAGAATATTTAACAGTTGAGAAAGAGTATGTTTCCAGGTGAAACGCTGCTGCACCCACGCCGGACCGGTTTGGCGAGCTTTAGTAGTAATTTTAGTATCTAGGGCCGCCTCCATCAGAGCGATTAAACTATCTTTATCCGGGATAACGGCTAGTCCTTGGTCTTCTTCTGGGAGGATGATGGTTTTACGCTGGCTGGGGATATAAAGGGTAAAATCAGGATGAGTAAAGTCATCCGTGGGACCGCCTTGAGTGCAGATAACGGGTAAACCGCAGGCGGCGGCTTCCAAAACTGGCAGGTTGAAGCCTTCGGCGAGGTAGGGGGAGATGTAGGCGTCGGCGGCTTGGTAAAGGCGAGCCAGTTCTGGACTAGATAAGTTATCACCGATGTAGGTTATCCGCTCTGAGATAAAAGCCGCTTCTCTATCCGTGAGTACCCGGCGGCTGATGTTTACCAGAGCTTCTCGCGAGGGAAACAGAGCATCTCGACCTTTTAACAATAGTCTGACGTGGGGATATTTTTGGGCGACTATGGCAAAAGCCTTGAGCAGTAACCCTATTCCCTGGGAACTACCGCACATTAACCCCACATTCAAAAAGACGAAGCATCCTTCTAAACCTAACTGTTGCCGCCATAACTCCCTTTGGGCCGCATCGGCGGGGTGATAAATGCTGGTATCAACCCCTAGGGGGACAACTGCCAATTTACTCGGGTCGGCTCCACTGCGCAGTAACCCTTCTTTGGACCAGTGGGACGGTGTGATGATAATAGCATCAGAGTTAGCCTGTGCTGCTGTGAGGAAGGAAACTCCCATCCCCCGCAACACTGCTTTTTCTAATATTCCCCATTCCACGCAGACAAATACTCCTGTGCGTTTGGCATCCCCCAACCCCCGATGATCGGGGGGCGAAAAGGAGGAAAGGTTGAAAGGACAGTAAACCCGCCAGAGAGCGTCAGGGGAGACGGGGGAGGGGGACGGGGGGACGTTGAGAAACCCGGTTTCTAGGCTGTCCAAAACGGCGGCGGCTTCGGGACCGAGGAGCCCTGGGACGGGTTGCCAGTCTGGGCTAAGATAGGGGGCGTCCTGATGCCAAACCTCTAGCTGCGGGTGGCGGAGCATTTCCAGGAGCAGAAATTGATTGATAATGGCATAGGAATGGGGGATGTGTCTCCATCCCTGGACAATAAGGCGTAATTTGCCCTTGGTCATTTGTCCTTGGTCATTTGTCCTTTGTCCTTGGTCATTTGTCCTTTGTACCTTGTTTTTGTTCATACAAATGAAAACAGCGAATTTTAATGATGATTATTGGTCTTAAACTTTCATACAAGTGAGGAAACACAAGATGCAA contains:
- a CDS encoding UvrD-helicase domain-containing protein, producing the protein MTKDKLTLEAQREQAKQRLREGLRSGQREMADWRGGPLAVSAVPGAGKSKGMADAAALTLAARNLSGFSSQGDLVVVTFTRSAAANIKAKIREALKQLLVPPRGFFVYTLHGLAFHIAVQHPQISGISSEEVTVISPNKSNQLIKTCVEKWITAHPRHYQLLVEINFDGEETERLRRMSVLRTEVLPELATTVIHEAKSSGLLPGKLRELAAQVPPDEYQVMEIAAGLYTEYENLLRARQVIDYDDMIIAGERVLDNPEARKIWQQKILAVFEDEAQDSTPLQTKLLEILATDPENPDAPPNLIRVGDPNQAINSTFTPADPIYFRRFCEECQKEGRFARMDRAGRSSQIIIDAANFMLHWVNNRRAKISDEGDNYLGGGRSRELNRKDNSNTKRETPFEPQDIKSVSAGDPQKMLTRLPRGWDWKFTLPEIFIIRWS
- a CDS encoding glycosyltransferase yields the protein MTKGKLRLIVQGWRHIPHSYAIINQFLLLEMLRHPQLEVWHQDAPYLSPDWQPVPGLLGPEAAAVLDSLETGFLNVPPSPSPVSPDALWRVYCPFNLSSFSPPDHRGLGDAKRTGVFVCVEWGILEKAVLRGMGVSFLTAAQANSDAIIITPSHWSKEGLLRSGADPSKLAVVPLGVDTSIYHPADAAQRELWRQQLGLEGCFVFLNVGLMCGSSQGIGLLLKAFAIVAQKYPHVRLLLKGRDALFPSREALVNISRRVLTDREAAFISERITYIGDNLSSPELARLYQAADAYISPYLAEGFNLPVLEAAACGLPVICTQGGPTDDFTHPDFTLYIPSQRKTIILPEEDQGLAVIPDKDSLIALMEAALDTKITTKARQTGPAWVQQRFTWKHTLSQLLNILAPDMSLSPPSQTQISQPVTTRSLVVEGWRFLPHSYAIANQYQLLELRQRPQIQLFHRDVPYLKSSWQPNINLFDADTAAKLNQIPPPPPNHFADVILRMAIPYNFKPGNAQRTAVFCTTEAGIVTKSMLAGIGVASFPEALNNETIIITPSHWSKSGFLRSGAPADRVFVVPLGVDTDIYKPLPPSDRQTLRQQMGIENCFVFLNIGILSDNKGIRPLLKAFAAIAEHYPQARLVFKGAEPLFESTQFLTDAAQSVLNDAEIALVEPRLAYIGKSLSAAEIIRLYQAADAYVSPYLAEGFNMPVLEAAACGLPVICTQGGSTDDFTHPDFALPIDSRLNQLKFGEDNLWLLYPDLDSLIHQMNVIIESDSYRQQARRNGPEFVRQHFTWKQVVDKLLDVL
- a CDS encoding 3'-5' exonuclease; translation: MRVFIDRNIIASLDTNALAAAPEQFLYPGPLDPKQSETVNQARQFCINLLHGRLEVPLYQLISLIAFNLNYSPAELATADKVADRVSRQTYRQHSLTAVLELLEEIVNTEKFEPVDTEEDPHESVYTKKGRLTIITMHKAKGLDWDWVFLPFLHEKVIPGNLWVPPPRQFLGEYSLAEVARAQIRAHLHGKELPDPETAWKQAQDLKTAEEYRLLYVAMTRAKRLLWMSAAKNAPFSWTKPESTETQAPCPVIPALKSQFPHCIVPIS